The genomic segment TTGATTTGACACATCTCTCTATTTTCATCATGTTCAAAGTCTCCAAAGCAAGATTCATATTTGAGGTATTTGCTGAAGCATGGATCGTGAAGGCAGTACCTTCTTGTGGAGGAGTTTGTTTTACATCAACATTGTTCAAGAGTTGCACGCTTCAACGCCATCTTCAATATCGGACTTCGGATGGATCAATTTTTTTAAGTCTAATGCTTAGTGTCAACTCTTCAAATGCAACGTCTTTGTATTCACATGTTAACTTTGTATAGATTGAACAAATCATGGATGGATACATTGAGGTCCAATGGAAACTATATATAGAGGCACAAGAGAGAAATCCTAGGACTAGGAGATTACTCTAATACCCTAGACTATTATACCCATAACAAAATTAATGTTATGGTTCTCCCTTTTTGAAATGGTTTATATGGTCTTAATTTACGAAAATAATCATATAAATTCTGGTGGATCTTGGGGTGCATGCAACATGATTTTCTATGTTGCAATTCTGTTCCATATCAGAGAGATACAGAACCTCTAGTCGAATTACTGCTTTTCACTATTTATCATGTATTGACTAATTATCTACTTGaggttttccaaaaaaattgtttgattATTCTTACTAGGAAACATTGATAAAATAGATAGTAAGTGGTAAGGATGATGGAAGAGTGTATTTTACAAGAACATGTCCATTTTACCCCTTCCAACTATTAAACGAGTCCAGTTTTCACCGTTAAATATGAGAAGGATAAAAAGTCCATATTAATTAGAGAAGAAATATATCATGGTACAAGTTTTTTGTATTTTATGTGCTTTAAGTATTTCTTTGTACCTTAAGTTGGGTGAATTAATCAGAAAAAAGGTGGGAGGAGAAAACAATTTAATTAATCATAGGGAAAAAGCAATCTTGGTTATTGAATTTTATGGTCCCTGGAATCATGGAATGAACCAAGTAACAGAAGAGTAGACATAAGTAGGAAGCAAGTGTCTATATGAATCAGGTCtcaaatgttattgaaattgtTTAGTACGTGATGTGTGCAGGTTGACTACAGTGCTTATAGCTTAGATTGTTCTACTAGTTCTTTTGCATAATTGTTTTGATGCTCGCATATAACAGTGGAGGATCTTGTGCTTATAACTGAAATTGTGCTACTATTTGGCTAATGGAATGCATAATTTTTCCATTCACCATCACAGCTATGTATAAACGCTTTTCCCTATAGCAAAGTAGGTTAGCGACAGAGTTTGTtaccatttttgctacaaaatattttttccacaTTGTGAGTAATCACTGGGTTATGATCCCAGTTTGCTGTTTCCCATTTTTCTGAATCTCTAAAAACCTTCGAAAACTATGTGATCCTCATATTCCTCCTGAAAAAAATATCGTGAACTTGTGTTTCTCTACATTTTCTCGTGTCCTCTAAacttatgaaaccaacaaaaaactAACCCTTTGAATGAGTCGTTCTCTGTGATCAATCTACCTGCTTTTCTTGTGTTTGCAGTTGTTAGTAGATAAATCTTAATATTgcttctcatattaatattttctttctcaaaaCAGAACGCCGAGGATAATGAATACCCTTCTGGAGTAGCACCCTCTTTGGAATTTGTAATTACATCAAAGGATATTACCGGATCTGGTGCATCCTCCACTTTGCTCATCTTCAACAATGAGAGGGGCTTCTCTTCAACCAATATAGAGTCCATTTGTCGTGTCGGGAAGTCAACAAAGAAGGGAAACAGACAGCAGGGTTACATTGGAGAGAAAGGTAAATCTTTGAAGCTGACTAaatcctttttttccttttacaaCAATTAGAAATAGTATACTTTTCATGGAGGCAAGATTAATTGAAACCATTTGTGTGTTGTCACGCATTAAGATAGCTGCTACAGATCAAATGATATTATCAATTGGCTGGAAATTTGTTCAGTGCTTAATTAGATGGTCACCAAATCTGCAAACTACTTGAAGTCAGTACTATTGGAAATTTGTAACTTCTCAAAAGTTTGTTTGTGGTGGCCTGTATGGTGTAGTGGTAGAGActgttggaaattaatcttgttttatggtAGGTTTAGTTTTGGCATGTGGGAGAGTTCATGTCAAAGTAGAGAGTTGGAGTAGGATTAGAGTCCTAGTAGGAATATGATTGCATCGGAGTAGGATTATGAGTCTAGTATTTGGTCCCTATATAATGAAGGGAGGGAGGCACCCTATAATGTGCCACGGAGAAGAGAGGtgctgtgaaaaaaaaagagtcgtGTTTGTGAATTATAAAGTGTGCGTGCGTGAGAAATATAGTAGCAGCGTGTGTTGAGAAAAATCTCAtggttcttttgtgtgtttgtgttcttCGTGGTTGTTCGATCCTGGTGAAAAAgtcaacaattggtatcagagcgtGTCAAGATGTAGAAGCTTATGAGATCCGGAGGCCGGTGCTGCGTCGCGGGTGTGCGGCGTGAGCGCGGCGTAGCTGCGTGGTGCGGCTCGCGAGGCCAGGCACGACTCATGCGGAGGTGGAGATCGACAGGGGAGTTGATGGCGTGGGTGATTCGGCGACTTGGACTCGATTCAGCAGCATCTAGGCGGTCGCGCTGCAAGTTGAACTGGAGTGCCAGAGTTCAACTCGGTTACGTTTGTGTGACCGGTTGCTGTTCAGGAGTCGTACTTGGTTGGCGGCATTGGTGTCTGTTTCGGGATCGGACGTCGGTTTCGGATCGGTTGGTGGGGCCCAAGTTGGAGTGCTGCACTGGAGGAATCGCGGGACGGGGCAGGAAGCGTGTTCGGTCCGGAATCTGTGTTTGGCTTGTTGTGTGGGAGACGGTCCAGGTCTTGCCACGTACAACAGGCAAGGCTGCTTGGTGGCTGGTTTGGGAGCGTGGTCTCGATGGGCTTGCATGTATGCTGTGCGGCTCTTTTGGCTTGTGGGGCTCCTGTGCAGCCAAGTATGCTAGCAAGACGTGTGCAGCCCGTGGGCGCTGGTAGAGGCATGCCTCAGTGTAATGCAGTGCGAAGCGTGTGATCTTGTGTCGAGGTGTGGTCATGCATGTAGTGCCCATGCATGTCCAAAGAGGTGTGCTCTCCATCCTCGGATGATGAAGTAGTGTTCGTCATCCTAAAACAAGTGCAGAGTGAAAGAGGTGTGCTCTCCATCCTCGGATGATGAAGTAGTGTTCGTCGTCCTAAAACAAGTGCAGGGTGGAAGAGGTGTGCTCGCCATCTTAGGTTGATGAAGCAGTGTTCATCATCCTAAATCAAGTGTGCAGGGAGGTAGGTAGGAGTGTGCTCGCCATCTTGAACTAAGTGCAAGTGCGTTCGGGGTGATGAAGAAGTGTTCGTCATCCTGAATCGAGtgtgaagaaaacaagattaagggggagtgttggaaattaatcttgttttatggtAGGTTTAGTTTTGGCATGTAGGAGAGTCCATGTCAAAGTAGAGAGTTGGAGTAGGATTAGAGTCCTAGTAGGAATAGGATTGCATCGGAGTAGAATTAGGAGTTTAGTATTTGGCCCCTATATAATGAAGGGGGCACCCTATAATGTGCCCCGGAGAAGAGAGAGGTgccgtgaaaaaaaaagagtcgtGTCCGTGAATTATAAAGTGTGCGTGCGTGAGAAATATAGTAGCAGCGTGTGTTGAGAAAAATCTCGTcgttcttttgtgtgtttgtgttcttTCTGGTTATTCGATCCTGGTGAAAAAGCCAACAGAGACTTGATTCTGGTACTAGATCTCACACATTCAAATCCCACCTAACTGAAGCAAATCCCtgaaacaaatatttttaatgTGGAAATACTGAATAATGTCATGACCTCTGCATCTTTTTAATATCTTAGCATGACTATTCTTAAACTTTACACTTGGGATAGAGTACTAAAGCAAATCTAATAATCtatcaataaatattttagataaattttagTATTTCCATATTTTTCAAGAGTGCATGCTTACAAGGCTAGATGAACTACTTTAACCCTGCCTGTTTGAGCTATTGCTTAAATGGACTAGTTTATCATTGCATATCAAGTTAAGATTCACAAGAAATATAGACTTGCCCAAATGTGTATCAGCTGTCGATATATACGTACTACATATTTGCCTATTATTTGTGCCTCATCACAAGTTGTAACATCTTGTGTGTTTTGATTCAGGTATTGGATTCAAGAGTGTGTTTTTGATATCGAGCCAGCCCCATATATTTAGTAATGGGTATCAGATCAAGTTCAACGAGAAACCTTGTGTTGAGTGTAATATTGGATACATTGTACCTGAGTGGGTGGAATCCACACCTAGGCTTTCAGACATCGAAGCGATATATGGGTGTTCCAAAGTCCTTCCAACAACCACCATTATCCTACCATTGAAGTGTGAGAAGGTTGATGTGGTGAAGCAGCAGCTGTCAAGCATGCATCCGGAAATGCTACTGTTTCTGTCAAAGATCAGGAAGCTTTCTGTCCGGGAGGATAACTGTGATCCCAAGAGTGGCACTGTTAGTGAGATCTTGATATCCAGTGAAAAGAACTACCAAGACAGGAAGAACATGCATGCTGAATCTTACACACTCCATTTATCAGCTGAAGAGAGTGGAAAAGGAGAAGAGTGCGGCTACTATATGTGGAGGCAGAAGTTCCCAGTCAAGCCAGAGAACAGAGTGGACAAACGTGCCGAAATCGACGAGTGGGTGATAACCCTGGCCTTCCCACACAGCCAGCGTCTGTCCCGTGGGAAGCAGTTGTCACCTGGTGTCTATGCTTTCCTCCCCACTGAGATGGTAACGGACTTCCCTTTCATCATCCAGGCTGACTTCCTCCTTGCCTCGTCAAGGGAGGCGATACTGTTCGATAGTCCTTGGAACAAGGGAATTCTAGCGTGTGTTCCAAGCGCTTTCATGAATGCTTTTGCAACACTTGTGAAGTCAACAGCTGATGCACCAGCAATGTCGCTGCCATCTATGTTCAACTTCCTGCCAGTCAATCCTTCGCTTATCCCATTGCTTGAGCCGATTAGGGCAGGCATCAAAGAAAAGGTCCTTGCCGAGGATATAGTTCCATGTGAGTCCTATGCTTCACAGAAGATATTTTGCAAGCCCAGCAAAGTTGCGCGGCTCAAGCCAGCTTTCTGGACTATCCTTGGCAAAGCACGGGAATCCGGAGTGGAGCTGAAGAATCTGTCAACTCATGGAATCTATATTCTTAGTTCTCATTTTGACAAGAGTACATACAACAACGTGCTTGCATTTCTGGGTATCCAAAGCGTGAATTCTGAATGGTATGCGAAATGCATTGAAGGGTCCAATCTTGTCAAGGAGGTACATGAACAGCTTTACCTGGAAATTTTGTATTTTGTCGCAGACAATTGGCAGAACTGTTTTTCTAGTACAGACATGGTGTCCATTCCTCTACTGAAGTATGTTGACAGGAATGGTGTTCTCTCATTCTGGAGCATATCCAGAGCTACGGAACAGAGTGATAGATTGTGCATTGCATCTGAGAAGAAGTATCTAATGTGGCTAATCAGCTGGAACAAGGAGTTTCCATCTTGTAGCAGGTTCTTTGTACATCCCAGCACACAGTCAGCTCTGGACAATTTCTTGGAGCAGACAACAGTGAAAATTTGGCTTGAGAGTCATGCAAAAGTGGAGTTTGTCTCTGTCTACAGTTATGGATCAACTGTTGCTAATTCCTTAGGCAATGATCGGAGGCCTGTCATTTCTTTTGCACACTTTCTGTACCACTCATTCAAGATGGATCACATAGAGAGCTACTACTTAGAAAAACTGTGTCGAGTCATGCCGGTAATTGACAACTATGGTTATGTTGTCAAGACAAGAAGTAGCATTCTAGTTCCTGCCAAGGGGAGCAAGTGGGTTGGATTGATGGGCACAAACCCATGGAGGAAAGAGAACTACATTGAATTGTCATCAGATTACAAGTCAGCAGGCCATTTTGCTGGGAACTACACATCTGAAGATCAGCTATTGGCATTCCTGAAGACACAATTGCAAGCGGCGGATGTGCCATTCATACACCCCCCTGATGCAAGCTTCCCTACTGTCTCATCACCTCTAACCGTGGACAATGCATTATTACTGCTGGAATGGATACGGAATCTGAAGTCACAAGGTATACAATTACCTGATCAATTCTTGGTTTGTATAAAAGAGGGAAGTTGGCTAATGACATCGGTTGGGTACAAGCCACCAAACGAGTCATTTCTGTCCAGTGCTGACTGGGGAAGTCTTTTGCAAAGTAGATTTTCCTTCGTTGATATACCAATGATTGATCAACAGTTCTATCAAAACAAGCTGCATAAGTACAAAGAGGAACTTAAGGCAATTGGTGTGAGATTTGAATTTCAGGAGGCTTCTATTTACATCGGAAGCCGCCTCATGTCTATGGCTGCAAGCAGTGGGCTGACCAGAGAGAATGTGTACTCACTGCTTCGGTTGATTCGGTTTCTACGAGAGAAGGTTCTGTCTCCAAGTGAACTGATCAAAAGCGTCAAAGGTGGACGTTGGATGAAGAGCACTCTTGGCTACAGGCATCCTGCGGATTGTATCATCCATGATTCTGATTGGGAAGTGGCATCATGTATCAGTAATCAACCATTCCTTGATGTGAAGTTCTACGGCGAGGGCATCCTTGCCTATAAACTAGAGCTTGAGTTGCTTGGTGTAATTGTTGGGTTCAAAGACAATTATGAGCTTGTGATTAACAATTTCAAGTTCAGTTCCGCTGCTATTACTGCTGAAGCTACTGTATTAATCCTCAAATGCATCCGTTATGTGAATCCATGTGAAGATTTCACAAGGAAGCTCGGATATTTAAAATGGCTGAAGACAAAT from the Phragmites australis chromosome 19, lpPhrAust1.1, whole genome shotgun sequence genome contains:
- the LOC133900413 gene encoding uncharacterized protein LOC133900413 isoform X2 yields the protein MSSSSAPVAMPSPWEHVERIRRERYFIGRGEQNPLAEDMHQAVKYLSQELYSKDVHFLMEIVQNAEDNEYPSGVAPSLEFVITSKDITGSGASSTLLIFNNERGFSSTNIESICRVGKSTKKGNRQQGYIGEKGIGFKSVFLISSQPHIFSNGYQIKFNEKPCVECNIGYIVPEWVESTPRLSDIEAIYGCSKVLPTTTIILPLKCEKVDVVKQQLSSMHPEMLLFLSKIRKLSVREDNCDPKSGTVSEILISSEKNYQDRKNMHAESYTLHLSAEESGKGEECGYYMWRQKFPVKPENRVDKRAEIDEWVITLAFPHSQRLSRGKQLSPGVYAFLPTEMVTDFPFIIQADFLLASSREAILFDSPWNKGILACVPSAFMNAFATLVKSTADAPAMSLPSMFNFLPVNPSLIPLLEPIRAGIKEKVLAEDIVPCESYASQKIFCKPSKVARLKPAFWTILGKARESGVELKNLSTHGIYILSSHFDKSTYNNVLAFLGIQSVNSEWYAKCIEGSNLVKEVHEQLYLEILYFVADNWQNCFSSTDMVSIPLLKYVDRNGVLSFWSISRATEQSDRLCIASEKKYLMWLISWNKEFPSCSRFFVHPSTQSALDNFLEQTTVKIWLESHAKVEFVSVYSYGSTVANSLGNDRRPVISFAHFLYHSFKMDHIESYYLEKLCRVMPVIDNYGYVVKTRSSILVPAKGSKWVGLMGTNPWRKENYIELSSDYKSAGHFAGNYTSEDQLLAFLKTQLQAADVPFIHPPDASFPTVSSPLTVDNALLLLEWIRNLKSQGIQLPDQFLVCIKEGSWLMTSVGYKPPNESFLSSADWGSLLQSRFSFVDIPMIDQQFYQNKLHKYKEELKAIGVRFEFQEASIYIGSRLMSMAASSGLTRENVYSLLRLIRFLREKVLSPSELIKSVKGGRWMKSTLGYRHPADCIIHDSDWEVASCISNQPFLDVKFYGEGILAYKLELELLGVIVGFKDNYELVINNFKFSSAAITAEATVLILKCIRYVNPCEDFTRKLGYLKWLKTNVGFRAPNESFLVDPELECLLKVFNGTPVIDSGFYGSEISSYKEELRKTGLITRFEEASKAITHIFEQMVLNSSLTKASVLALLGSYRQLKTHSPLPVQLFNCMRCQKWLHTSLGFRSPSDAILFDDAWQPLSQIAILPFIDDGDSFHGLGKEIYDYKDELRELGVTVEAKLGARFVIAGLSIPSDPSVMSKATVLSLLECIKSYFDSATAAPKGFKDKICKKWLKTSMGYQCPDECILFDAKHSSICMEDGPFIDEAFYGPEISSFKDALARIGVTVDVKCGQDLVARYLRSHNERTTISRIYNYLMECNWEPENKNSNWIWIPNETKSGEWVSSPSCVLHDRNNLFSLQLHVLDKYYDRKLLDFFSLVFCVRHGPSAKDYCKLWSTWESSVGELAMSDCSAFWQFIATNWSKTTEKLLSSCVKVPVCTDGTIILSKKEDVFIPDDLLLTDLFNKLSQQSLLIWYPSSRLPSMSRARMNNIYGSIGVKTISKAVQKNDSFTLENVFRTVDPSTVIKDGLLQIILAFLAAPALDIPAEERHRMVSCLLNVTVHETDEPITVGYSVSLSSGRDVAVKASRMLRWEKGDSNLYMQRNNGEAGYKEKIEFATYFADEISQGLLFEMSDQIRSLAELIKVGSLLGFQDAAVGFLLKSKNLQLFPEDECFLNASIQGC
- the LOC133900413 gene encoding uncharacterized protein LOC133900413 isoform X1 → MSSSSAPVAMPSPWEHVERIRRERYFIGRGEQNPLAEDMHQAVKYLSQELYSKDVHFLMEIVQNAEDNEYPSGVAPSLEFVITSKDITGSGASSTLLIFNNERGFSSTNIESICRVGKSTKKGNRQQGYIGEKGIGFKSVFLISSQPHIFSNGYQIKFNEKPCVECNIGYIVPEWVESTPRLSDIEAIYGCSKVLPTTTIILPLKCEKVDVVKQQLSSMHPEMLLFLSKIRKLSVREDNCDPKSGTVSEILISSEKNYQDRKNMHAESYTLHLSAEESGKGEECGYYMWRQKFPVKPENRVDKRAEIDEWVITLAFPHSQRLSRGKQLSPGVYAFLPTEMVTDFPFIIQADFLLASSREAILFDSPWNKGILACVPSAFMNAFATLVKSTADAPAMSLPSMFNFLPVNPSLIPLLEPIRAGIKEKVLAEDIVPCESYASQKIFCKPSKVARLKPAFWTILGKARESGVELKNLSTHGIYILSSHFDKSTYNNVLAFLGIQSVNSEWYAKCIEGSNLVKEVHEQLYLEILYFVADNWQNCFSSTDMVSIPLLKYVDRNGVLSFWSISRATEQSDRLCIASEKKYLMWLISWNKEFPSCSRFFVHPSTQSALDNFLEQTTVKIWLESHAKVEFVSVYSYGSTVANSLGNDRRPVISFAHFLYHSFKMDHIESYYLEKLCRVMPVIDNYGYVVKTRSSILVPAKGSKWVGLMGTNPWRKENYIELSSDYKSAGHFAGNYTSEDQLLAFLKTQLQAADVPFIHPPDASFPTVSSPLTVDNALLLLEWIRNLKSQGIQLPDQFLVCIKEGSWLMTSVGYKPPNESFLSSADWGSLLQSRFSFVDIPMIDQQFYQNKLHKYKEELKAIGVRFEFQEASIYIGSRLMSMAASSGLTRENVYSLLRLIRFLREKVLSPSELIKSVKGGRWMKSTLGYRHPADCIIHDSDWEVASCISNQPFLDVKFYGEGILAYKLELELLGVIVGFKDNYELVINNFKFSSAAITAEATVLILKCIRYVNPCEDFTRKLGYLKWLKTNVGFRAPNESFLVDPELECLLKVFNGTPVIDSGFYGSEISSYKEELRKTGLITRFEEASKAITHIFEQMVLNSSLTKASVLALLGSYRQLKTHSPLPVQLFNCMRCQKWLHTSLGFRSPSDAILFDDAWQPLSQIAILPFIDDGDSFHGLGKEIYDYKDELRELGVTVEAKLGARFVIAGLSIPSDPSVMSKATVLSLLECIKSYFDSATAAPKGFKDKICKKWLKTSMGYQCPDECILFDAKHSSICMEDGPFIDEAFYGPEISSFKDALARIGVTVDVKCGQDLVARYLRSHNERTTISRIYNYLMECNWEPENKNSNWIWIPNETKSGEWVSSPSCVLHDRNNLFSLQLHVLDKYYDRKLLDFFSLVFCVRHGPSAKDYCKLWSTWESSVGELAMSDCSAFWQFIATNWSKTTEKLLSSCVKVPVCTDGTIILSKKEDVFIPDDLLLTDLFNKLSQQSLLIWYPSSRLPSMSRARMNNIYGSIGVKTISKAVQKNDSFTLENVFRTVDPSTVIKDGLLQIILAFLAAPALDIPAEERHRMVSCLLNVTVHETDEPITVGYSVSLSSGRDVAVKASRMLRWEKGDSNLYMQRNNGEAGYKEKIEFATYFADEISQGLLFEMSDQIRSLAELIKVGSLLGFQDAAVGFLLKSKNLQLFPEDECFLNASIQGPHLAAKAISDLQI